A segment of the Aureimonas sp. SA4125 genome:
GATGGTCACACCCCAGTCGGCCCGTCCCTGGACGACCGCTGCGGCCACGGCGTGGTGCGAGCGCGGCTGGTTCCAGTAGCCCCCCGGCCGCGCGGGGCCGAGCAGCGAGTCGATCAGGATCCGGGTCCCGGCGCCCTGGTTGCGGTTGACCATCAGGCAGTCGGGATCGGCGAGCGCCCGGCGGAGGGCTTCGGCTGCGGCATCCAGGCCTGCAAAGCGCGGGTCGTCCCGGCGGAAGACGAAGCCCTGCAGGCGGCGCCAGCCGGGCACGAGCGTCAGCCCCGGCGCAAGGAAGGGCGTGTTGTAGGACTTGGTTTCGGCGTCGAAGAGATGGATCGGAGCGAGGTCGCACTCGCCGCGCCGCGCGGCGGCGAGGCCCCCGAGACTGCCGACGGCGAGCGAGCGCACGCCGAGACCCGCCCGCACCAGCGGTGTCAGCACGCGGTCGAGCCCGGTGCAATGGCTGCCGATGACGACGAGGTCGGGCAGACGAAGCTGCGGCGTCAAGAGCTGAACCGTCGCGCGGCTTCCCGCCGGCAGATGATCGGCCAGCGCTTCGATGCGCAGAAATCCGTCCGCCGTCGCAAAGGAGGTGATCGCGCCGGAGCCCTTGCCGGTGGGATAGGCGACGAGGCCGTTCGCCGCCTCGACCAGCGAGACCATCACGAACTCGGTCCGGCCGAGCTCGGACGGGATGCGGACCGGCACGCTTGCCTCGACGGTGTTTTCCGCGCGCGGCGGCAGACCGGCCATCTGGCGCAGCACCGGGGCGACCATGTCGTGGAAGGTGAAGATCGCCGAGGTCGGAAAGCCCGGCAGGATGACCACGGGCTTGCCGTCGCAGACGGCGAGGCAGAGCGGCTTTCCCGGTTTCAGCGCGACGCCGTGGGCGATGATGCCGGGAAGGCCGAGGCGCGAGACGATGCGGTGGCTGACATCGCCGGCGCCCTTGGATGTGCCGCCGGAGAGGATGAGCATGTCGTGGTCGGCGAGGGCCGCGCGCATCGCGGCTTCGAGCACCGCCTCGTCGTCGGGAAAGGCGCCGATGAAATGCGCCGCGCCGCCGTTTTCGGTCACCGCGGCGGTGATGATGGCGCCATTGGCATCGTGGACGCCGGCGGGACGGAGCGGCTCGCCGGGCTGGACCAGTTCATCCCCCGTCGACAGCACGGCGACAAGCGGCTTTGCCGCGACGCGAACTTCCGCGATGCCGGCGGCCGCCAGAATGCCGATTTCGCGCGCGCCAAGCAGAGTTCCGGCGCGAAGGAGCACGTCGCCGCCTGCGATGTCGGACCCGGCATAGGCGATGAACTGGCCAGGCGTCGCCGCGCGGCGGAAGGCGATGTTGCCGTCGTCGGCGACGCCGCTGTGCTCGATCATGATCACGGCGTCGGCGCCGCGCGGAACGACGCCGCCGGTGGCGATCGGCGTCGCCGTGCCCGGTGACACGGCGAGCTTCGGTGCCGTGCCGCAGGCAATCGTCTCGCCGTTGACGACAAGCACGGCTGGCCGGTCCTCGCTCGCCGTTGCGACGTCGGCGGCACGCAGGGCGAAACCGTCGACGTTCGACCGGTCGAAGGGCGGCACGTCGCCGGGCGCGAACACGTCTCCGTGGAGCGGCATGCCGAGAGCGTCCGCAAGCGACCGTAGCTGCGAGAGCCGACCGCTCTGGCGCCCGGCGCTGAAAAGCGCCTCCCTGAAACGCTCCTGGGCGTCCTCGCGGGAGAGAATGGTCAGGAACTGGTTCTGCTCGAGGCCGGACGCGTCGTTCGCTCGGGGCGGAAGGTGCGGGGGCGAGGAGGGTGGAAGATGGGGGGGCATCGGAGTGACCTCAGACCGCTTCAAACAGGGCGAAGGCCTCGACCGCCATGCCGGCGGCGAAGCCTTCGCTGGCACCGGGGACGATGAGGAAAGCATCGGCGCGGCCAAGGCTTTCCAGCGAGAACGTGCCGGTCGCGATGGGCGCGAGCGCGGCGCCCTGATGCTGCAGCAGGACGAGTTCGGCAAGACCACCGGACGATGCGATCTTGCCCGCCAGCGGAAGGGTCGAGGTGAGCCTTTGCCGCCGGCCGGACAGGCGGTCGAGGACGGGGCGCAACAGCGCCAGGGTCGCCGCGACCGCCTCGCCTGGCGTGCCGGGGAGCGCGATCACCGGAAGTCCAGCGATACGCCCGACCGCTGCACTGCCGCCAGGCCGCAGGGCAACGCCGTGACGCAGCGTCTCGGCGCGCGACTTGAGGGCGGCGACGGTATGGTCCTTCGCGCCGCGGCCGGTGCCGCCGACGAGGACGAGAAGATCGCAGCCGTCGGCAAGCACCCGGTCGATCGCGGCTCCGATGGCCGCGAGATCGCGCGGAGTCATGGCGATTGCCGCGATGGCGGCTCCCTCGCTGGCGGCGAAGTCGGCGACGAAAGCGGCCGACGGGCCGTGACGGTCGTTACCGACATTGACGATGGCGACGCGGGGCCGGCGCACGGGAAGGCTCGTCCGCCCCAGCCGCCGGGCGATCAGGAGGTCGATGGGCGACACGCGCCGGCCGGGGGTCGTCGCCGACCCGCCGACGCGCAGATCGTCGCCGGCGCGGCGCATGCCCTGGCCTGGAAAAGCCTCGGCCATCGCCTCCACGAGGCCATCGCGACATTCGACGAGGCTCGCGTCGAGGACGCAGTCGCATCCCCCCGGCATCGGGCAGCCGACCTCCACCCGTCGTGGTTCTGTGAAGAAGGCGACGGGCGAATAGCTCGACGCTCCGACGAGGTCCGCCGCCGAGAAGGCGAACCCGTCGGCGGTCGCCTCGTCGGCGACGGGCAGGCCTTGCGCCACGGGTAGAGCCTCTGCCGCGACGGCGCCGAGGCTCAGATCCAGGGCGAGGTCGACGGCGCCAACCGGCTCGAGCTTCTCCAGGAGAAGCGCAAGGGCGGTCTCCAGGCTCGTGAGGGCGGCAAAGACGCCGGCGGTCCCTGTGCCTTCGGGAGGCGCCTGTGTCGTCATGCCGAACGGAATTCCTTGCGTCGTCAGCTTCGGCCCGCCGCTGCGTTGGCGAAGAACAACTGCTGTCCATCGATCCTGTAGGCGTCGATCGCGGCCTGGCCCGTCGGCGAGACCAGCCAGTCGATGAAGGTCTGGCCGAGGTCGGCCTTCACATGGGGCTGCTTGGCCGGATTGACCAGCATGACGCCGTATTGGTTGAACAGCCTGCGGTCGCCCTCGACGACGATGCCGAGATCGCCTCGGTTCTTGAACGAGAGCCAGGTGCCGCGGTCGGACAGTGTGTAGGCACCCATGGCCCCGGCGGTGTTGAGGGCGGCGCCCATGCCCTGGCCGATCTCGCGGTACCAGTCTCCCCCGGCAGCGGCGATGTCGATGCCGGCGGCCTTCCACAGGCCGAGTTCGGCCGAATGCGTGCCGGATTTGTCGCCGCGCGAGACGAAGGGCAGCGCCCTCGCCCGGATCTGCTCGAGCGCGGCGGCGATGTCCGCCATGCCGGCCACGCCGGCCGGATCCTTGGCGGGACCGACGAGGACGAAATCATTGTACATCACGTCGAAGCGCTTCACGCCGAAGCCGTCGGTGACGAACGTCTCTTCCTGCGCCTTGGCATGGACGAGAACGACGTCGGCGTCGCCGCGGCGCGCGGTTTCCAGCGCCTGTCCGGTGCCTTGCGCGATCACCTTCACGGTAATGCCGGTCTCTGCCTGGAAGAGCGGCAGGATATGGCCGAAGAGCCCGGAATCCTCGGTCGACGTGGTCGAGGCGACCACGATCGAGCGATCTTCAGCCACGCTGGGCTGGAGGCCAAAAGGCAGCGACAGCGCGAGGGCCATGAGGGGCAGCAGCCAGCGACGGGACAGCGAGCGGGGGGGCATGACGGGGCTCCTGAAGATCACGCGTCGAGCGGTGCATCGTACCAGAGATCGCCGCGCACGAAAGCGGCGGACGCCTGGGAACCCTGCGTATCGAAAAACTCCGCCACTGTCTTCTGCTCGCGCAGGCGCCCGCGATCGAGAAAGAGCACGTCGCCGGCCAGTCGCTTCACCTGGGCAAGGTCGTGCGAGGCCATGACGACCTTGATGCCGGCCGCCGCGCTTTCCTGAACGATGGCTTCGACGATGCGGCTCGACGCCGGATCGAGATTGGATGTCGGCTCGTCGAGGAACAGGATTTCCGGATCGCGCGCCAGCGCCCTTGCCAGGGCCAGCCGCTGCTGTTCGCCACCCGACAGTGTCCGGGCGGACTGGCGTGACTGCCGCGTGAGGCCGACGCGCTCGAGAAGTGCGCCGACGCGGTCCTGGCGCTTGCGCCCATCGATGCCGGCGTTTGCCAGCGCGTAGGCGATGTTGTCCGCGGCCGACCGGCGCAGCATCACCGGGCGCTGGAAGACGATGGCCTGCCTCGCCGCTGCCGGCTGGGGCCGTCCGCCCCACGATATCCGTCCGGCGGAAGGTCGCTCCA
Coding sequences within it:
- a CDS encoding ATP-binding cassette domain-containing protein yields the protein MVTEPSNLPLVLDGVVLQAGNTTVLDHVDLTIRPGPPTLLVGPNGSGKSLLLRLCMGLERPSAGRISWGGRPQPAAARQAIVFQRPVMLRRSAADNIAYALANAGIDGRKRQDRVGALLERVGLTRQSRQSARTLSGGEQQRLALARALARDPEILFLDEPTSNLDPASSRIVEAIVQESAAAGIKVVMASHDLAQVKRLAGDVLFLDRGRLREQKTVAEFFDTQGSQASAAFVRGDLWYDAPLDA
- a CDS encoding substrate-binding domain-containing protein, whose product is MALALSLPFGLQPSVAEDRSIVVASTTSTEDSGLFGHILPLFQAETGITVKVIAQGTGQALETARRGDADVVLVHAKAQEETFVTDGFGVKRFDVMYNDFVLVGPAKDPAGVAGMADIAAALEQIRARALPFVSRGDKSGTHSAELGLWKAAGIDIAAAGGDWYREIGQGMGAALNTAGAMGAYTLSDRGTWLSFKNRGDLGIVVEGDRRLFNQYGVMLVNPAKQPHVKADLGQTFIDWLVSPTGQAAIDAYRIDGQQLFFANAAAGRS
- a CDS encoding molybdopterin biosynthesis protein; the encoded protein is MPPHLPPSSPPHLPPRANDASGLEQNQFLTILSREDAQERFREALFSAGRQSGRLSQLRSLADALGMPLHGDVFAPGDVPPFDRSNVDGFALRAADVATASEDRPAVLVVNGETIACGTAPKLAVSPGTATPIATGGVVPRGADAVIMIEHSGVADDGNIAFRRAATPGQFIAYAGSDIAGGDVLLRAGTLLGAREIGILAAAGIAEVRVAAKPLVAVLSTGDELVQPGEPLRPAGVHDANGAIITAAVTENGGAAHFIGAFPDDEAVLEAAMRAALADHDMLILSGGTSKGAGDVSHRIVSRLGLPGIIAHGVALKPGKPLCLAVCDGKPVVILPGFPTSAIFTFHDMVAPVLRQMAGLPPRAENTVEASVPVRIPSELGRTEFVMVSLVEAANGLVAYPTGKGSGAITSFATADGFLRIEALADHLPAGSRATVQLLTPQLRLPDLVVIGSHCTGLDRVLTPLVRAGLGVRSLAVGSLGGLAAARRGECDLAPIHLFDAETKSYNTPFLAPGLTLVPGWRRLQGFVFRRDDPRFAGLDAAAEALRRALADPDCLMVNRNQGAGTRILIDSLLGPARPGGYWNQPRSHHAVAAAVVQGRADWGVTIRPVAETRGLGFLPLAEEHYDFALVAARRDRPAVIAFLAALQDPAVRRSLEEAGFTPA
- a CDS encoding molybdopterin-binding protein — translated: MTTQAPPEGTGTAGVFAALTSLETALALLLEKLEPVGAVDLALDLSLGAVAAEALPVAQGLPVADEATADGFAFSAADLVGASSYSPVAFFTEPRRVEVGCPMPGGCDCVLDASLVECRDGLVEAMAEAFPGQGMRRAGDDLRVGGSATTPGRRVSPIDLLIARRLGRTSLPVRRPRVAIVNVGNDRHGPSAAFVADFAASEGAAIAAIAMTPRDLAAIGAAIDRVLADGCDLLVLVGGTGRGAKDHTVAALKSRAETLRHGVALRPGGSAAVGRIAGLPVIALPGTPGEAVAATLALLRPVLDRLSGRRQRLTSTLPLAGKIASSGGLAELVLLQHQGAALAPIATGTFSLESLGRADAFLIVPGASEGFAAGMAVEAFALFEAV